Below is a window of Uloborus diversus isolate 005 chromosome 3, Udiv.v.3.1, whole genome shotgun sequence DNA.
TAATTCCTGGGGAAGGGATTTTTTTACATGTCGCTTAGTCATACGACATGGATGCTTTCagttttctgcatcttgaaaatgcACCGACTGGAGCTAGGTTCGAACCTGCGCCGTTAGAGTAAGAGGCCAACGTCTATCTACTACACCACTCTTTCGGCTTTTTATAAGTCTAAAAAAGAGCCGTACGACTAGAACGTACTAACTTCCTTCACTAATAATAATTATAGGATGTGtgggaaaaattaataaaatttaacactCTGTGTGCTTTTTTCCCTCATCTTCTTCGAAACGGTAAGTCTTCTTCTCTCAAATAGATGATCCAGCTTCGTCTTGTTTGAATATCAAGTAAGTAATTATTTCAATCGACGGAcgagaaataaaatcattttttgactCATCCAAAGGTAGGCGTTCATTTCTAATTAAATGACTTAAGGAACAAAATTTCCTGCTATAATTTGACGTAATTTAACGTACAAAATATACAAATGGTATACTGagtatcataaaataaaattgttttatttatttatttatttttatattatttatttatttatttatttattattattattttttttttttggaaacaactAACAACTAAAAGAGAAACTACTGGAAATATGAAAGAATGCCTTGCTTTCGTAcgtaaaattaaacatttctcaAACTCTTACGGAGAGCTcatgaatattttgtttattacagaaaagatattaaataatgaaatctgactttgtttatttactcattttcttctgcaaattgttgatatttattaaaatttaagaattatattttttctttttcttcaggtGATATGATGTGGGACAGAGATGAATATCGTTTCGGATCTGTTATTTGGTGTTACGTTACTGAATTGAAAGAAATTGACCTAGCATTTGAATCCATGTTAAGTGTGAGTACAAATTATAATATAAACTTTTAGTTAGATAAGGCggcaaaaaaaagaagagaaaagaaaaaaaacttttttaaatgcttctgaCACTCTGCTTTGTATGTAAAATGAGCCCCTAAAACCAAAAATGGTCATCGTATTTCCTTCACTTTATGGAAATAGCTCCCCTTaccttttttgcaatttttggacAAACCTTTGAAATCAAAGTAACAGCTATAAAAGTAACAGCTTCGAAggggagcattatattaaccgTTAACATTCTTTGAAAAGACTAGAGAggagaaaagttcaaaaacatgaaCGTGTTCAGCTAGGaaggagacggggggggggggggttacaaatTCTGAAAAGggaggaaaatttaaaatgtcccCCCTTTTCAAATTTGAGCCGCCATTTTAGCGAAAAGTTTAACCTTTTCTTAAAGCAGTGAAATAATTTGGTATGGCATAATTTTTATAGCTTGACAAAGCGACATATAATAATTTGTTCATTTGTTCCATTGATAACCTAAATTTGAAATGATATCCATTCATCCGTCTCTTATGAATAACGTATATGTCTAGTAACTGAAGTAAGTTTTATTtgactttttgtaattttgttgttCAATTTTTAGTCTGATGATCGTAAAAGAGGAGGCATTACTCTAGAACGCTTCAAGGAACTTGTGACAGAGTTCTTCACATCTCTAGATGCTAATTCTCCGAGCAGAAACATTTTTGGACCCCTGGATCCTAATATGGCCGATGAAATTCTGCGTCGCGCGGCACCTTCAAACTGAAGTGAAATGAaaggatttaattttgaaatatttaggaGCCTTAGATTTTATCAGGAGCAGTAAGAAGTATAGCTGATTTTAACATCGAAAAATGCAAAATGTATCATGTTTTCGACATCATTAGTACTTTTTTGCTCTAGTTCATAGGATAGAGATTTCTAGCACGGGATTGATAGTTTATTTATTAGATAAATAGAATAGTTCTGGGCTGGGGTGATAATGCCTCGTTTTACAATTTCTATCATTTATTTGTGGAACACGCATAAAAGGGTCTGATGCTGCTAtatttgttaataaaaatgtggaacattttattatttttttacttcttttgtgATCTCTTCATTGTTGTTGTAAAATTAATGTGCTTAATCAATTTGTTAAAGGTCGAGACTGGCTTGTAGCCACTAGCCAGTGGCAACTAGGAGTTTTTTTGGTAACTACAAAATGTGATGTTGGTCTCCAAAACTGGCGACCTAAAATTTattgattctatttttattttatttttgtctaaaaaaaagacaaaatgttgATGCATCGCTctgattattaaaaaagaaaaagacatcgGTATCACCATTAGCAGCAATGTTTACTTTGGAGGGAAAGTCGGCCcatctgctttaaaaaacatcaaaatgccgatttttttcgtttaattttatctttttatctaaatacaaaatgAGTAAATACTGACACCTTCTGATATAATTTTATATTGTCAgactgttaattatttttttatctgtaaCAGAAGCTGTAATGTATGAATATTGCGGAGAATGGCCGCACTATTTGTTTCGcgaagtttttgttttgttgatcGCGGTAGAACGATGACGGAAGTGGCATCGATTAGATACTTGCTATTTGTAGTACATAATAGCAATGGCATAGCGCGGTGAGCACTGTGATCTGTTGTAAAGTAGAGTACTTGTAATGGTGGTTTTTTGATTACTACTCTGATAGATTTTCGCGTTAGGTTCCGATTTGGTCGACATGATAGGAAAAAAAGATAGTAAAAGATAGATAAGTtaaagataggaaaaaaaaaaatgtttgagtatcAAACTTCAGAGTCACAGGTACACTGAAAACAAAAACCCACCTGATCGACCTCAGATCATTACAACGATGAAAAATGGTGCATATGGGAGCGTCCATCCAGGATACAGTGGCGGCTCAAGTCAAGTTGAGGTCCTAAGCGGTAAAAAGTTTTGAGCATTTCCCTACAACTTGCTTTCGGGGGGAGGGGAGCAAGGTAATAAAAACTTTATATCGTATTGGTGTCTCCAACTTTCATTGAAATGAAAGAAGacgttttttcttttcgtttttttataACCTTAATAGGGCTGACataaggtcaaaaaaaaaaaaaaaaaaatgtgggggggggggggggggatttttcgaaattgaaggtcCTGAAACACTATTTGTTGGCCATCTTCGATGACGTTCAGGAAAGGATTTGGGTTTTCaggctttttttgaaattgaaaatccgaatacgaaatttaAGACAATCTGTAATGGGGACAGAACGATTGGAGTGCTTcacagaaaatttttcgaaattttaatcttaaaatggTCGTTAATAATTTAAAGAGAGGGATATGGGGGGCTTTCAGATATGTTTTGAAATGGTAGGCCATTTTAGACGACCTTTAATCATGAGAAGAGGCAAGGAGTTTTTGGGaattccccaggaaatttttcgaaagcttttctttttcttttttttctttataatgggGCTGTGCTAGAGAAACTGCCTTTTGCAGACTTAGCGCGATTCCTCGGGCACCACTATCTGAGGAATGCCATTGCCATGATAATTTTCACGTCTAGTTTTCCCACTAAACGGAGGCACCCGggctctttgatgcgaaattgaactacgaattttattttgcCAAGCGATACTCCACGCCAAACGAGTACTCGAAGGATCGGTGATGTCTTAACCCGTACATCACTCCGTCGCTTAGGTTGAAGttcgaaaaacgtaatttttagacgatctttggtggtTGGCGCTTCGGGGGGTGGGGTGCCCTTCCCCCGAAAGTTTGTCCTATTGTAGGTTATCGTGGATATCATTAGGGGGTAGGGATAGGATTTAAAGTAGCTGCTTCGGCAATTCTTTGAAATTTCAGctataaaaactaaaaagttttttttttttttttgaggatttgGAAggagatgctgttcatttattaacagacTGTGTAGaagcagtaaatttaaatttaaatgattgtGATTAATCGTAAATCCCTAAAGgagcaagggaaaaaaatgtgaaatctagggaaggtaaaatcaaatttcatagattttgtagttattcactgggatacaaagctattTCTAGATGTAGTAACTGCAAAAAAGGAATGCAGCGAGTCCAAATGATGAACAGATTCTAGGAGTTATTGAGAATCCTTCAGCTACTGGActtgagatttttttcatctGTATACGATATTTTAGATGACGATATTTTGGTCATTTATTGGAAACTGTTCA
It encodes the following:
- the LOC129218846 gene encoding sarcoplasmic calcium-binding protein, alpha chain-like, with product MKECLAFVRDMMWDRDEYRFGSVIWCYVTELKEIDLAFESMLSSDDRKRGGITLERFKELVTEFFTSLDANSPSRNIFGPLDPNMADEILRRAAPSN